One window of the Streptomyces sp. TS71-3 genome contains the following:
- a CDS encoding NUDIX domain-containing protein, with the protein MAPHTVIDVMIILERSDGSILLAERSGTGFGDGMLNLPSGKVEPGESVLEAAVREAREETGIRIDEPALRLVHVMQHRNTADDVRVGWFFATSQWLGEPVNAEPHKCAGLAWHRADQLPAHTMPYNALGIAHYLKGEPFSVHGW; encoded by the coding sequence GTGGCGCCGCACACCGTCATCGATGTCATGATCATTCTGGAGCGCAGCGACGGCAGCATCCTGCTCGCCGAGCGCTCCGGCACAGGATTCGGGGACGGCATGCTGAACCTCCCCAGCGGCAAGGTCGAGCCCGGGGAGAGCGTCCTTGAGGCCGCCGTCCGCGAGGCCCGCGAGGAGACGGGGATCCGCATCGACGAGCCGGCCCTGCGCCTCGTCCATGTGATGCAGCACCGCAACACCGCCGACGACGTCCGCGTCGGCTGGTTCTTCGCCACGTCCCAGTGGCTCGGCGAGCCCGTCAACGCCGAGCCCCACAAGTGCGCCGGCCTCGCCTGGCACCGTGCGGACCAGCTCCCCGCCCACACGATGCCGTACAACGCCCTCGGTATCGCCCACTATCTCAAGGGCGAGCCGTTCTCCGTGCACGGCTGGTAG
- a CDS encoding GNAT family N-acetyltransferase — translation MHMIEGLGVRLRPARAGDRERFLEILGCPEVARWWGDPEEEADEACAPPAGVRSYAIEQRPENGASENGTESPVVGIVQAWEETTRDFRHAGLDIAVHPDWHRKGIGSAALYVLAHYLFEVDGHHRLTIDPATDNEPAISLYQKLGFRPVGVMREYERRDDGTVRDGLLMDMLAGELVEPGQA, via the coding sequence ATGCACATGATCGAGGGGCTTGGCGTACGGTTGCGCCCGGCCAGGGCGGGGGACCGGGAGCGCTTCCTGGAGATCCTGGGCTGCCCGGAGGTCGCCCGCTGGTGGGGCGATCCCGAGGAGGAGGCCGACGAGGCCTGCGCGCCCCCCGCCGGCGTGCGCAGCTACGCCATCGAGCAGCGCCCCGAGAACGGCGCGTCCGAGAACGGCACGGAATCGCCCGTCGTCGGCATCGTGCAGGCATGGGAGGAGACCACCCGGGACTTCCGGCACGCCGGCCTGGACATCGCCGTCCACCCCGACTGGCACCGCAAGGGCATCGGCAGCGCCGCCCTCTACGTCCTCGCCCACTACCTCTTCGAGGTGGACGGCCACCACCGCCTGACGATCGACCCCGCGACGGACAACGAACCCGCCATCAGCCTCTACCAGAAGCTCGGATTCCGCCCGGTGGGCGTGATGCGCGAGTACGAGCGCAGGGACGACGGGACGGTGCGCGACGGCCTGCTGATGGACATGCTCGCCGGCGAGCTGGTGGAGCCGGGGCAGGCCTGA
- a CDS encoding ATP-binding protein: MGRGRLRIYLGAAPGVGKTYAMLAEAHRRLERGTDVVVGVVEHHGRPRTEVMVQGLEAVPRREVAYRDCSFAELDVDAVLARDPAVVLVDELAHGNVPGSARAKRWQDVEVLLGAGVDVISTVNIQHLESLGDVVESITGVRQLETVPDEVVRRADQIELVDMDPQALRRRMAHGNIYRPDRVDAALSHYFRPGNLTALRELALLWVADRVDECLQRYRGEHGIRSTWGARERIVVGLTGGPEGRTLIRRAVRLAEKGAGGEVLAVHVSHSDGLTAASPKELVVQRALVEELGGTFHHVIGEDVPEALLAFARGHNATQIVLGVSRRKPWHHLLGPGASATVARECGPDLDVHMVTHAEAAKGRGLPVPRGTRLGRSRTIWGWVAGVAMPVLLTLVLRDGAPGLGLANDMLLFLTCTVAAALLGGLLPALASAAFGSLLLNYWFTPPLHQLTVADPKNIVAIAIFVGVGVSVASVVDLAARRTQQAARLRAESQVLSSLAGNVLRGEDSLHALMERLRETFAMDGVTLLERAGEKAAWSAVSSVGTGPVGRPEDADVDLPVGEHLALALSGRVLPAEDRRVLAAFAAQAAVVLDRQRLAGEAAQARTLAEGNRIRTALLAAVSHDLRTPLAGIKASVTSLRSGDVEWSPRDRAELLAGIEDGADRLDHLVGNLLDMSRLQTGTVTPLIGSAGLDEVVPMALGGVPPGSVRLDIPEILPMVSVDRGLLERAVANVVENAVKYSPPDRPVHVSASALGDRVELRVVDRGPGVPDDAKDRIFEPFQRHGDAPRGEGVGLGLAVARGFTEANAGTLTAEDTPGGGLTMVLTLPSTTDTPQKRAPLRESAVS, encoded by the coding sequence ATGGGACGCGGCAGGCTTCGGATCTATCTCGGTGCGGCGCCGGGTGTGGGGAAGACGTACGCGATGTTGGCGGAGGCGCACCGTCGGCTGGAGCGTGGCACGGATGTGGTGGTGGGGGTGGTGGAGCACCATGGGCGGCCGCGTACCGAGGTGATGGTGCAGGGCCTGGAGGCGGTGCCGCGTCGGGAGGTGGCCTACCGGGACTGCTCGTTCGCGGAGTTGGATGTGGATGCGGTGCTGGCGCGGGATCCGGCCGTGGTGTTGGTGGATGAGTTGGCGCACGGCAATGTGCCGGGCTCTGCTCGTGCCAAGCGGTGGCAGGACGTGGAGGTGTTGCTGGGGGCGGGGGTGGATGTGATCTCCACGGTGAATATCCAGCATCTGGAGTCGCTGGGTGATGTGGTGGAGTCGATCACGGGGGTGCGTCAGTTGGAGACGGTGCCTGATGAGGTGGTGCGGCGGGCGGATCAGATCGAGTTGGTGGATATGGATCCGCAGGCGCTGCGGCGGCGTATGGCGCACGGCAACATCTACCGGCCTGATCGTGTGGATGCGGCGTTGTCGCATTATTTTCGGCCGGGGAATCTGACGGCGTTGCGTGAGTTGGCGTTGTTGTGGGTGGCGGATCGGGTGGATGAGTGTCTCCAGCGGTATCGCGGGGAGCATGGCATCCGTTCGACGTGGGGGGCGCGTGAGCGGATCGTGGTGGGTCTGACGGGTGGTCCCGAGGGGCGGACGTTGATCCGGCGTGCGGTGCGGCTGGCGGAGAAGGGGGCCGGTGGGGAGGTCCTGGCGGTGCACGTCTCGCACAGTGACGGGTTGACGGCTGCTTCGCCGAAGGAGCTGGTGGTGCAGCGGGCGCTGGTGGAGGAGCTGGGGGGCACGTTCCATCATGTGATCGGCGAGGACGTGCCCGAAGCCCTCCTCGCCTTCGCCCGCGGACACAACGCCACCCAGATCGTCCTCGGCGTCAGCAGGCGCAAGCCCTGGCACCACCTGCTGGGCCCCGGCGCCAGCGCCACCGTCGCGCGGGAGTGCGGACCCGACCTGGACGTGCACATGGTCACCCACGCGGAGGCGGCCAAGGGCCGGGGGCTGCCGGTGCCGCGCGGGACGCGGCTCGGCCGCTCCCGCACCATCTGGGGGTGGGTGGCCGGTGTCGCGATGCCCGTGCTGCTCACCCTTGTGCTGCGGGACGGGGCGCCCGGCCTCGGGCTCGCCAACGACATGCTGCTCTTCCTCACCTGCACCGTCGCCGCCGCCCTGCTCGGCGGGCTGCTGCCCGCACTGGCGTCGGCGGCGTTCGGCTCGCTGCTGCTGAACTACTGGTTCACACCGCCGCTGCACCAGCTGACGGTGGCGGATCCCAAGAACATCGTCGCCATCGCGATCTTCGTCGGGGTGGGGGTGTCCGTGGCCTCGGTGGTGGACCTGGCGGCCCGGCGGACCCAGCAGGCGGCGAGACTGCGCGCCGAGTCGCAGGTGCTGTCCTCCCTGGCCGGGAACGTGCTGCGCGGCGAGGACTCGCTCCACGCGCTGATGGAGCGGCTGCGGGAGACGTTCGCCATGGACGGCGTGACGCTGCTGGAGCGGGCCGGCGAGAAGGCGGCGTGGTCGGCGGTGTCCTCGGTCGGCACCGGCCCCGTGGGGCGCCCCGAGGACGCGGACGTGGACCTGCCCGTGGGGGAGCACCTGGCACTCGCGCTCTCCGGCCGGGTGCTGCCCGCCGAGGACCGCCGCGTGCTCGCCGCGTTCGCCGCCCAGGCCGCCGTCGTGCTGGACCGCCAGCGGCTGGCCGGCGAGGCCGCGCAGGCCCGCACCCTCGCCGAGGGCAACCGCATCCGCACCGCCCTGCTCGCCGCCGTCAGCCACGACCTGCGCACCCCGCTCGCCGGCATCAAGGCGTCGGTGACCTCCCTGCGCTCCGGGGACGTCGAGTGGTCGCCCCGCGACCGTGCCGAACTGCTCGCCGGGATCGAGGACGGCGCGGACCGGCTCGACCACCTCGTGGGCAACCTCCTCGACATGTCCCGCCTGCAGACCGGCACCGTCACGCCGCTGATCGGCTCGGCGGGGCTCGACGAGGTGGTCCCGATGGCGCTGGGAGGGGTGCCGCCCGGCAGCGTCCGGCTCGACATCCCCGAGATCCTGCCGATGGTGTCCGTGGACCGGGGCCTGCTGGAGCGCGCGGTCGCCAACGTCGTGGAGAACGCGGTCAAGTACAGCCCGCCGGACCGTCCCGTGCACGTCTCGGCCAGCGCGCTCGGCGACCGGGTCGAGCTGCGGGTGGTCGACCGCGGCCCCGGTGTGCCCGATGACGCCAAGGACCGCATCTTCGAGCCGTTCCAGCGGCACGGCGACGCCCCCCGCGGCGAGGGCGTGGGCCTCGGCCTCGCGGTGGCCCGCGGCTTCACGGAGGCCAACGCCGGCACGCTCACCGCCGAGGACACCCCCGGCGGCGGCCTCACGATGGTCCTCACCCTCCCCTCCACGACGGACACCCCGCAGAAACGGGCACCACTTCGGGAGTCGGCGGTGAGCTGA
- a CDS encoding response regulator translates to MPRVLVVEDDPQLVRALRINLQVRTFEVQEARDGRTALRLAAAHEPDVIVLDLGLPDMDGVDVIRGLRRSPSQVPILVLSARHTSEDKVRALDAGADDYVTKPFSMDELLARLRAATRRRQSPAESDEAVTVTTDEFTIDLAAKKVHRGGRTVRLTPTEWHLLEILVDNPGRLVTQRRLLQEVWGPTYAAHSNYLRVYMAQLRRKLERDPARPRYLITEPGMGYRFEP, encoded by the coding sequence ATGCCCCGGGTACTGGTGGTGGAGGACGACCCGCAGCTCGTGCGCGCGCTGCGGATCAATCTCCAGGTGCGCACCTTCGAGGTCCAGGAGGCCCGCGACGGGCGCACCGCGCTGCGGCTGGCCGCGGCCCACGAGCCCGACGTGATCGTCCTCGACCTGGGACTGCCGGACATGGACGGCGTCGACGTGATCAGGGGCCTGCGGCGCTCGCCGAGCCAGGTGCCGATCCTGGTGCTCTCCGCGCGGCACACCTCGGAGGACAAGGTGCGCGCCCTGGACGCGGGCGCCGACGACTACGTCACCAAGCCGTTCAGCATGGACGAGCTGCTGGCCAGGCTCCGCGCCGCCACCCGGCGGCGCCAGTCCCCGGCCGAGAGCGACGAGGCGGTCACGGTGACCACCGACGAGTTCACGATCGACCTGGCGGCGAAGAAGGTGCACCGCGGGGGCCGCACCGTGCGGCTCACCCCCACCGAGTGGCACCTGCTGGAGATCCTCGTCGACAACCCCGGACGGCTGGTCACCCAGCGCCGGCTGCTCCAGGAGGTGTGGGGGCCCACCTACGCCGCGCACAGCAACTACCTGCGGGTCTACATGGCCCAGCTGCGACGCAAGCTGGAGCGCGACCCCGCACGCCCCCGGTACCTGATCACCGAGCCGGGCATGGGGTACCGCTTCGAGCCCTGA
- a CDS encoding DoxX family protein, which yields MCVDRRDVGLLMLRLGTGAVLMSHGTQKLFGWFGGGGVEGTAQFMESIQYKPGTVSALASGVAETGGGALLAMGLATPAAGAAAAGGMAGAAAVHAPNGFFNTSGGLELPAVMGLITTSLAVMGPGRLSLDHVIGHTLNRDWMVPAALGVVSAAAAVVVGARQRRLAAAQAEESAGDSGDGE from the coding sequence ATGTGTGTCGACAGACGTGACGTGGGACTGCTGATGCTGCGCCTCGGGACCGGTGCCGTGCTGATGTCCCACGGCACGCAGAAGCTCTTCGGCTGGTTCGGCGGCGGGGGTGTCGAGGGCACGGCGCAGTTCATGGAATCGATCCAGTACAAGCCGGGCACGGTCAGCGCGCTGGCGTCGGGCGTCGCGGAGACCGGCGGCGGGGCGCTGCTGGCGATGGGGCTCGCCACCCCGGCCGCGGGTGCGGCGGCGGCGGGCGGCATGGCCGGCGCGGCCGCGGTCCACGCGCCCAACGGCTTCTTCAACACGTCCGGGGGTCTGGAGCTCCCGGCCGTCATGGGCCTGATCACCACGAGTCTGGCGGTGATGGGACCCGGCCGGCTCTCCCTGGACCACGTCATCGGCCACACCCTCAACCGCGACTGGATGGTCCCCGCCGCCCTCGGCGTCGTCTCGGCCGCGGCGGCCGTGGTGGTGGGCGCGCGCCAGCGGCGGCTGGCGGCGGCCCAGGCGGAGGAGAGCGCGGGGGACTCCGGCGACGGCGAGTGA